A region of Syntrophorhabdaceae bacterium DNA encodes the following proteins:
- a CDS encoding nucleotidyltransferase family protein produces the protein MKKEELTKYLIRQNQTIREAMEKINENWREIVFVEDDSGKLVGSITDGDVRRGLLGGLAFESSVEAIMNSHFTYAGPEMSRASALDLMKAKTLLQIPIVDREMRLVGVHFLQEILGTAIKPNTAVVMAGGKGVRLRPLTEAIPKPMVPVAGRPILERVILHLLGFGIRNIYIAVNYMSNTIEEYFGDGSSLGCTVHYLREEKSLGTGGALSLLPDTGPHPLIVMNGDLVTQANIGRMLEFHEAQECEATVGVSLYPLHIPFGVVRKEGTRLIELQEKPTEHFVINSGIYILSPSVLSLIPKDQEFPITSLIQNLLARNALVSAYLIEEEWIDVGRHEDLWKAKGII, from the coding sequence ATGAAAAAAGAAGAGTTAACAAAATATCTGATCAGACAGAACCAAACCATCCGGGAGGCGATGGAAAAAATAAATGAGAATTGGCGCGAAATAGTCTTTGTCGAAGACGATAGCGGGAAGTTGGTCGGTAGCATAACCGATGGAGATGTACGGAGAGGGCTGTTGGGAGGTCTTGCATTCGAATCTTCGGTTGAAGCCATTATGAACAGTCATTTTACGTATGCAGGACCTGAAATGAGCCGGGCAAGCGCACTGGATTTGATGAAAGCAAAAACTCTCCTCCAGATACCGATAGTGGATCGTGAGATGCGCTTGGTCGGCGTTCATTTTCTGCAAGAAATCCTGGGCACAGCAATAAAACCGAATACCGCTGTTGTTATGGCAGGAGGAAAGGGCGTAAGGCTAAGGCCTCTCACGGAGGCAATACCCAAGCCGATGGTACCCGTAGCCGGCCGCCCGATCCTGGAGCGGGTAATACTCCATTTACTTGGATTCGGTATAAGAAACATCTACATCGCCGTCAACTATATGAGTAACACTATCGAGGAGTATTTCGGAGACGGAAGCTCTCTCGGGTGCACTGTGCATTACCTCAGAGAAGAAAAATCGCTTGGAACTGGAGGAGCATTGTCACTGCTGCCAGATACAGGACCACACCCCTTAATTGTTATGAATGGTGACCTGGTGACTCAAGCAAATATCGGCAGGATGCTTGAATTCCACGAAGCGCAAGAATGCGAGGCAACCGTTGGCGTAAGTCTCTATCCATTGCACATACCTTTTGGTGTGGTAAGAAAAGAGGGCACGAGGCTGATCGAACTACAGGAAAAGCCGACCGAGCATTTCGTCATCAATAGCGGCATATATATTCTCAGCCCTTCGGTCCTCTCTCTTATACCAAAAGATCAGGAGTTCCCGATTACATCACTCATCCAGAACCTGTTGGCCCGAAATGCTCTGGTGAGTGCTTACCTGATTGAAGAGGAATGGATCGACGTAGGGAGACACGAAGATTTATGGAAAGCAAAAGGAATTATCTGA
- a CDS encoding class I SAM-dependent methyltransferase, whose protein sequence is MGGFSIGTDTIELYNSLAPHYREYSRTRSAYLEAVEKYIIHHIPHNATSLLDVGAGDGVRGMNIAIEKKIPRVVLSEPSMEMVARCRQLQGAEVWSVSAEDLPVDRGTFDVVICLWNVLGHIESRVQRVEALRRMEGLLSAEGVLFVDVNNRHNAAQYGTLKILGRIVKDFLLPDEKRGDATFEWNVGNTKMISMGHLFTPREIEGLFIASGLKVRQRVTANYQDGTISKSVLKGQLLYTLTK, encoded by the coding sequence GTGGGAGGATTTAGCATAGGCACTGATACCATTGAGCTTTACAACAGCCTCGCTCCCCATTACCGGGAGTATTCCAGGACGCGATCCGCTTACCTTGAGGCGGTAGAGAAATACATCATCCATCACATACCCCACAACGCCACAAGTCTCCTTGATGTCGGGGCGGGAGATGGCGTGCGGGGAATGAATATCGCTATCGAAAAGAAGATTCCTCGCGTCGTTCTTTCAGAACCCAGCATGGAAATGGTGGCTAGATGCAGGCAACTGCAAGGGGCGGAAGTGTGGTCCGTATCCGCAGAGGACCTCCCTGTTGACCGCGGCACCTTCGACGTTGTCATCTGTCTCTGGAACGTCCTGGGGCATATTGAAAGTCGAGTTCAAAGAGTGGAAGCCCTGAGAAGGATGGAGGGACTCCTCAGTGCTGAGGGAGTTTTGTTTGTTGATGTTAATAATCGCCACAACGCCGCGCAGTACGGGACTCTCAAGATCTTAGGTAGAATCGTCAAGGACTTTCTTCTGCCGGACGAGAAAAGAGGCGATGCGACGTTCGAGTGGAACGTTGGCAACACAAAGATGATATCTATGGGGCACCTGTTTACCCCTCGCGAAATAGAAGGCCTCTTTATTGCCAGCGGGTTGAAGGTGAGACAGAGGGTTACAGCAAATTATCAAGATGGAACGATTTCAAAATCGGTTCTGAAGGGACAGTTGCTATATACCCTGACAAAATAG
- a CDS encoding class I SAM-dependent methyltransferase: MSWDPVWEDIHANREWGKYPAEELIRFVARNYYNREPREEVRFLDLGCGNGSATWYLCREGFSVASYDGSTTAIAKLKRRLESEGLVADLRVGDATSLPYPDQYFDCVIDLACLMCNDLKNSQKIIKEVERVLKVGGSFFSHTPRIDCWGYGIGKPAGKNTFVDSPEGPFANMGIVRFCSLEDVQNMYAPFSPLEINYVVRTVNNGQNSLAFWIVTGSKGIRPGQSVEN; encoded by the coding sequence ATGAGTTGGGATCCTGTCTGGGAAGATATTCATGCGAACAGAGAATGGGGGAAGTATCCCGCTGAAGAGCTTATACGTTTTGTGGCAAGGAACTATTACAACCGGGAACCCCGGGAAGAGGTGAGGTTTCTGGATCTGGGCTGCGGTAATGGTTCTGCTACCTGGTACCTGTGCAGGGAGGGTTTCTCCGTAGCCTCCTACGATGGATCGACCACGGCTATCGCCAAACTGAAGAGACGCCTGGAGAGTGAGGGACTTGTTGCAGATCTCCGAGTGGGTGATGCGACCTCTCTGCCGTACCCGGATCAATATTTTGACTGCGTTATAGACCTGGCCTGTCTTATGTGTAATGATCTGAAAAACAGCCAGAAAATAATCAAGGAAGTTGAGAGAGTTTTGAAAGTCGGGGGATCTTTTTTCTCACATACCCCCAGGATAGATTGCTGGGGGTACGGGATAGGCAAGCCTGCCGGGAAGAACACCTTCGTGGATTCACCGGAGGGTCCATTTGCCAATATGGGGATCGTGCGTTTCTGTTCCCTTGAGGATGTTCAAAACATGTACGCCCCCTTTTCCCCCCTGGAAATCAACTATGTCGTGCGGACAGTAAACAACGGGCAGAACAGTCTGGCATTCTGGATTGTGACAGGCTCAAAGGGAATACGCCCGGGCCAGTCTGTCGAGAACTAA